A region from the Antennarius striatus isolate MH-2024 chromosome 22, ASM4005453v1, whole genome shotgun sequence genome encodes:
- the LOC137589371 gene encoding G-protein coupled receptor 22-like, with amino-acid sequence MEALVHQDNVHNLFAVAMSTVTVFETADLDTTSPKSIYPVSFQVSLTGFLLLEIVLGLSSNLTVLILYCMKQNLISSVSNIITMNLHVVDVVVCVGCIPLTVMVVLLPVEVDRAITFCFHEAGVSFASVATAVNVLAITMDRYDISVRPANRVLTMGRAVALLASIWTLCFFSFLIPFVEVGFFINTGSDQLNQTVVVTVAQTNNYYSELRLYYHLLAQIPVFIFTAVVMLLTYYKILQALNIRIGARIHKNIPKKKKQRSENTLFLSATTHGETTDTLQSNTRVSAGGNAPLGMQTSVSVIIALRRAVKRHRERRERKQRVFRMSLLIISTFLMCWTPITVLNIIILSTGLSDLSVRLRMGFLVMAYGTTIFHPLLYAFTRQKFQKVLKSKMKKKVASAVEARETTPNKPFTHN; translated from the exons ATGGAG GCTTTGGTTCATCAGGATAATGTACACAACCTGTTTGCAGTGGCAATGAGCACCGTAACGGTCTTTGAGACTGCCGACCTTGACACAACCTCCCCCAAATCCATCTATCCTGTCAGCTTCCAG GTTTCTCTAACAGGCTTCCTGCTTTTAGAAATAGTTTTGGGCTTGAGTTCCAACCTGACTGTGCTTATCCTCTACTGTATGAAGCAGAATCTCATCAGTTCCGTttccaacatcatcaccatgaaCTTGCATGTGGTGGATGTGGTG GTGTGTGTAGGCTGCATCCCACTGACAGTCATGGTGGTGCTGCTTCCTGTGGAGGTGGATAGGGCCATTACCTTTTGTTTCCACGAGGCTGGGGTCTCCTTTGCAAGTGTAGCTACTGCTGTTAATGTTCTGGCTATCACTATGGATCGTTACGACATCTCTGTCAGGCCAGCAAACCGTGTGCTTACCATGGGCCGAGCAGTAGCTTTACTAGCATCCATATGGACTCTATGCTTTTTCAGCTTCCTCATTCCCTTTGTGGAAGTGGGCTTCTTCATCAACACTGGTTCAGACCAGTTGAACCAGACTGTAGTGGTCACAGTGGCTCAGACAAATAACTATTACAGTGAACTGCGTCTGTACTACCATCTGCTGGCACAGattccagtatttatttttacagccgTGGTAATGCTACTGACATACTATAAGATCCTTCAGGCACTTAACATTCGCATTGGAGCCCGCATTCACAAAAACATAccgaaaaagaagaagcagcggAGTGAAAACACTTTGTTTTTGAGCGCCacaacacacggagaaacaacCGACACTTTGCAAAGTAACACAAGAGTGAGTGCAGGGGGTAATGCACCACTGGGGATGCAGACATCAGTGTCAGTGATTATTGCGCTGAGACGAGCAGTGAAGCGCCATCGAGAGAGACGGGAGCGAAAGCAACGCGTCTTCAGGATGTCTCTTCTCATCATCTCCACATTCCTAATGTGCTGGACTCCAATCACAGTGCTCAACATCATCATACTCAGCACAGGCCTCAGTGATTTATCTGTTCGCCTCCGCATGGGATTCCTGGTGATGGCCTATGGAACCACTATCTTTCATCCACTCCTCTATGCATTCACCAGGCAAAAATTCCAAAAGGTTTTAAAAagcaagatgaagaagaaggtaGCGTCTGCAGTAGAAGCTAGAGAGACTACACCAAACAAGCCCTTTACCCATAACTAA